One part of the Oceanihabitans sp. IOP_32 genome encodes these proteins:
- a CDS encoding DUF6787 family protein — protein sequence MVKKFKDYWEIKHNWQLFLPFLGVIALGYSSYIIGHLFLKEAKGIVITSIIVFFILLKVILFIFGKLENKWKVKYKWEMISIFLVFALTGSSSLFISRPLISFIGITKENFPIFMYWILFILVGFIFYQILLLAIGWLFGQSKFFLAFEKKMLNRIGLKRFLD from the coding sequence ATGGTGAAAAAGTTTAAAGATTACTGGGAAATAAAGCATAATTGGCAGCTTTTCCTACCCTTTTTAGGAGTTATAGCTTTAGGCTACTCATCGTATATTATAGGGCATCTATTTTTAAAAGAGGCAAAAGGCATTGTGATTACTAGTATTATTGTCTTTTTTATACTTTTAAAAGTAATTCTATTTATTTTTGGTAAATTAGAAAATAAATGGAAAGTGAAATATAAATGGGAAATGATTAGTATATTTTTGGTGTTTGCTTTAACAGGCTCTTCATCATTATTTATAAGTAGACCATTAATATCATTTATAGGAATTACTAAAGAGAATTTTCCAATTTTTATGTATTGGATTTTATTTATTTTAGTCGGTTTCATTTTTTATCAAATATTACTCCTTGCAATAGGATGGCTCTTTGGGCAATCCAAGTTTTTTTTAGCTTTTGAAAAGAAAATGCTAAATAGAATTGGACTTAAACGGTTTTTAGATTAG
- a CDS encoding DUF6146 family protein: protein MKTLQTLFYITICILVASCNTTKPITSQSAQAEKEQALINNDTVTIANDKLEYEIIIIEPGFNFWLASRAKPKGYYSQHFLETRNRQYVIAWNQRVMQPQRYDPGLYEMQIDYQPEIDYGYDVNYKLYNYFIYFQLTYKQQLTHFTPRI from the coding sequence ATGAAAACACTACAAACATTATTTTATATCACTATCTGCATTTTGGTCGCAAGTTGCAACACGACTAAACCCATAACATCGCAAAGCGCTCAAGCAGAAAAGGAACAAGCCCTTATTAACAATGATACCGTTACTATCGCCAATGATAAACTTGAATATGAAATTATAATTATCGAGCCCGGATTTAATTTTTGGTTAGCCAGTAGAGCAAAACCAAAAGGTTATTATTCTCAACATTTTTTAGAAACCAGAAACCGTCAATATGTAATAGCTTGGAATCAAAGAGTAATGCAGCCTCAACGCTATGACCCTGGCCTATACGAGATGCAAATTGATTACCAACCAGAAATTGATTATGGCTACGATGTTAACTATAAATTATATAATTATTTTATCTACTTTCAATTAACATACAAACAACAATTAACACATTTTACACCCAGAATTTAA
- a CDS encoding DUF937 domain-containing protein, producing MSGILDLLNSDLGKNIINGISSTTGHDTTRTTSVLTMALPVLMKAMERNTSTPEGAQGLMGALMTKHDGSILDNLGDLFSGGVDETIKNDGDKILNHVLGNKKQGVEKIIGEKSGLDTNSVAQILKVATPILMGVLGQQSRQNNVSTPNDLSNLLGGLLGGNDAKQEQSFLEKILDADGDGSVIDDVAGMVLGDAKKKGGLGGLLGGLFGGK from the coding sequence ATGTCAGGAATTTTAGACTTATTAAACAGCGACTTAGGAAAAAATATTATTAATGGTATTTCTAGTACAACAGGCCATGATACCACAAGAACAACTAGCGTTCTCACCATGGCCTTACCAGTTTTAATGAAAGCCATGGAACGCAATACATCAACACCCGAAGGCGCACAAGGCCTAATGGGTGCTTTAATGACTAAACACGATGGAAGCATTTTAGATAACCTAGGAGATCTTTTTAGTGGTGGCGTTGATGAAACTATTAAAAACGATGGTGATAAAATTTTAAACCATGTACTTGGTAATAAAAAACAAGGTGTCGAAAAAATTATTGGTGAAAAATCTGGGTTAGACACAAATTCTGTGGCCCAAATTCTTAAAGTAGCCACTCCTATTTTAATGGGCGTTTTAGGCCAACAATCTCGACAAAATAATGTTAGTACCCCAAACGATTTAAGCAATCTACTGGGTGGCTTGCTTGGTGGCAACGATGCTAAACAAGAACAGAGTTTCTTAGAAAAAATATTAGATGCCGATGGTGATGGTAGTGTTATAGATGATGTTGCTGGAATGGTACTAGGAGACGCTAAGAAAAAAGGTGGCCTTGGAGGTTTGCTGGGCGGTCTTTTTGGTGGTAAATAA
- a CDS encoding D-2-hydroxyacid dehydrogenase, producing MKILANDGISQSGIDTLEKSGFEVITTTVAQEQLENYINKNDISVLLVRSATQVRKNLIDACPNIKIIGRGGVGMDNIDVEYAREKGIKVINTPAASSHSVAELVFGHLYGLSRFLHNANRDMPLEGDSNFKALKKAYAKGTELKGKTLGVLGFGRIGQATAKVAIGAGMKVVAFDPYLEKANLKLEFFDGQSLDFEIETISKEAVLKQSDFISLHVPYQNEYVIDEKEFSTMKDGVILVNAARGGVINEVALVKAIESGKVARAALDVFEKEPQPEIQLLMNSALSLTPHIGAATNEAQDRIGVELASQIINILK from the coding sequence ATGAAAATATTAGCAAATGATGGTATTTCGCAAAGCGGCATTGATACTCTTGAAAAGAGTGGATTTGAAGTTATTACCACAACCGTAGCACAAGAGCAATTAGAAAATTACATTAATAAAAACGACATAAGTGTTTTACTAGTACGTAGCGCAACTCAAGTACGCAAAAACTTGATTGATGCTTGTCCGAATATAAAAATTATTGGACGTGGTGGCGTAGGTATGGATAACATTGATGTTGAATATGCGCGTGAAAAAGGCATAAAAGTTATAAATACGCCTGCGGCATCTTCGCATTCTGTGGCCGAATTAGTATTTGGTCACCTTTACGGCTTATCTCGTTTTTTGCACAATGCCAACAGAGATATGCCTTTAGAAGGCGATAGTAATTTTAAAGCCTTAAAAAAGGCATACGCTAAAGGCACCGAATTAAAAGGTAAAACTTTAGGTGTTTTAGGATTTGGTCGTATTGGCCAAGCTACTGCAAAAGTTGCCATTGGTGCCGGCATGAAAGTGGTCGCTTTCGACCCCTATTTAGAAAAAGCCAATTTAAAATTAGAGTTTTTCGACGGACAAAGCTTAGACTTTGAAATTGAAACCATCTCTAAAGAAGCTGTTTTAAAACAATCTGATTTTATAAGCTTACATGTCCCTTATCAAAACGAATATGTAATTGACGAAAAAGAATTTAGTACCATGAAAGATGGTGTTATTCTAGTTAATGCTGCGCGTGGTGGTGTAATTAATGAAGTCGCTTTAGTAAAAGCAATTGAAAGTGGGAAAGTGGCTAGAGCAGCCTTAGATGTTTTTGAAAAAGAACCGCAACCAGAGATTCAATTATTAATGAACTCGGCATTATCCTTAACACCTCATATTGGTGCAGCAACTAACGAAGCACAAGATAGAATTGGAGTAGAATTGGCATCTCAAATTATTAATATTCTAAAATAA
- the serC gene encoding 3-phosphoserine/phosphohydroxythreonine transaminase, whose protein sequence is MKKHNFSAGPSILPQEVLLKASQAVVDYNNSGLSLIEISHRSKDFVDIMENARALALELLGLEGKGYKALFLQGGASTQFLMVALNLLEKRAGYLNTGTWADKAIKEAAIYDDIYEVASSKSANYNYIPKAYDVPSNYDYLHVTSNNTIFGTQMKSFPKCDIPLVCDMSSDIFSRSIDYSQFDLIYAGAQKNLGPAGTTLVVVKEDILGKVSRKIPSMMNYKMHIDKGSMFNTPPVFAVYTSMLTLEWLKQLGGIKAIEKENEKKASLMYSEIDLNPLFKGFAAKEDRSLMNATFTLENDNLKETFETMLKEGGINGLNGHRSVGGYRASMYNAMPLDSVKALVEIMSELESKA, encoded by the coding sequence ATGAAAAAACACAACTTTAGCGCAGGACCAAGTATTTTACCACAAGAGGTTTTGTTAAAAGCCTCACAGGCCGTAGTAGATTATAATAATAGTGGCTTATCGCTAATAGAAATATCGCACAGAAGTAAAGATTTTGTAGATATTATGGAAAACGCTCGAGCATTAGCTCTAGAGCTACTTGGTTTAGAAGGCAAAGGTTATAAAGCATTGTTTTTACAGGGAGGAGCAAGCACACAGTTTTTAATGGTGGCACTAAACCTTTTAGAAAAAAGAGCAGGTTATCTCAATACGGGGACTTGGGCAGACAAGGCCATCAAAGAAGCAGCTATTTACGACGATATTTACGAAGTGGCCTCGTCTAAAAGTGCAAATTACAATTACATCCCCAAGGCTTATGATGTGCCCTCTAATTACGACTATCTTCATGTTACATCAAACAATACCATTTTTGGAACACAGATGAAATCTTTCCCTAAATGCGACATCCCTTTGGTTTGCGACATGAGTAGTGATATCTTTTCACGAAGCATCGATTACAGCCAGTTTGATTTAATATATGCTGGTGCTCAAAAAAACCTAGGTCCAGCAGGAACGACACTAGTCGTTGTAAAAGAAGATATTCTAGGTAAAGTATCGCGTAAAATTCCATCAATGATGAATTATAAAATGCACATTGATAAAGGTAGTATGTTTAATACACCACCTGTGTTTGCAGTGTACACTTCTATGCTAACATTAGAGTGGTTAAAACAACTTGGTGGCATTAAAGCGATCGAAAAGGAAAATGAAAAGAAAGCCAGCCTCATGTATTCTGAAATTGATTTAAACCCATTATTTAAAGGTTTTGCGGCTAAAGAAGATCGCTCTCTCATGAATGCCACATTTACTTTAGAGAACGATAACCTCAAAGAAACCTTCGAAACCATGCTAAAAGAAGGCGGTATTAATGGTTTAAACGGACATAGAAGCGTTGGTGGCTACAGAGCCTCAATGTATAACGCCATGCCATTAGATAGCGTAAAGGCTTTGGTCGAGATAATGAGCGAACTAGAGAGTAAAGCTTAA
- a CDS encoding acyl-CoA reductase codes for MTLQQRINAFLKLGEFIKQFSDKTIQRNDHIEHNDLFFSGFKHQIKLAEENNGWFTEENIKYALKGWSESLTRDNLTQWLQPYNLDSICPKQVAIIMAGNIPLVGFHDFLSVLISGHQVLVKQSSNDKHLLPYLTKYLEFVEPQFKGRISFTEAKIENFDAVIATGSNNTARYFEYYFKGKPSIIRNNRNSVAVLNGQESLDDLKNLSEDIFRYYGLGCRNVSKMYVPENYKFDAFFEGIYHWHPIIEKAKYANNYDYNKAVYLMSEFAILENGFFMIKEDTSLSSPIATIFYEYYNNENELKNKIKANQQHIQCIVSKGFTEQEIAFGQTQHPKLWDYADNVDTIAFLIKI; via the coding sequence ATGACTTTACAACAAAGAATTAACGCTTTTTTAAAACTTGGAGAGTTTATTAAACAATTTTCCGATAAAACCATTCAAAGAAACGATCACATAGAACACAACGACCTGTTTTTTAGCGGTTTTAAACACCAAATAAAATTAGCAGAAGAAAATAATGGTTGGTTTACAGAAGAAAATATTAAATATGCCTTAAAGGGATGGTCGGAATCCCTAACACGCGATAATTTAACACAATGGCTACAGCCTTACAATTTAGACTCTATTTGTCCTAAACAAGTGGCTATCATAATGGCAGGAAATATCCCATTAGTAGGATTTCATGATTTTTTATCGGTTTTAATTTCTGGGCATCAGGTTTTGGTAAAGCAATCTTCTAACGACAAGCACCTACTCCCCTATTTAACGAAGTATTTGGAGTTTGTAGAACCTCAGTTTAAAGGGCGTATTAGTTTTACCGAAGCAAAAATTGAAAATTTCGATGCTGTAATCGCTACTGGAAGCAACAATACGGCACGCTATTTTGAGTACTATTTTAAAGGTAAGCCATCCATAATAAGAAACAATCGCAACTCTGTTGCCGTTTTAAATGGCCAAGAATCTCTGGATGATCTAAAAAATTTATCTGAAGATATTTTTAGATATTACGGCTTGGGTTGCAGGAATGTATCAAAAATGTATGTGCCTGAGAATTATAAATTTGATGCTTTTTTCGAAGGTATTTACCATTGGCATCCTATCATAGAAAAAGCAAAATACGCCAATAACTACGATTACAACAAGGCCGTATATTTAATGAGCGAATTCGCTATACTTGAGAACGGTTTTTTTATGATTAAAGAAGATACCAGCCTGAGCTCTCCTATTGCAACAATATTTTACGAATATTACAATAATGAAAACGAATTAAAGAATAAAATAAAAGCCAACCAACAACACATTCAATGCATAGTGTCCAAAGGCTTTACAGAGCAAGAAATAGCTTTCGGCCAAACCCAACATCCAAAACTCTGGGATTATGCTGACAATGTGGATACTATTGCATTTTTAATAAAAATATAG
- a CDS encoding 4Fe-4S dicluster domain-containing protein — MAIIITDECINCGACEPECPNTAIYEGADDWRYKDGTSLNGTVVLTNGTEVDADEAQEPISDEIYYIVPDKCTECVGFHEEPQCAAVCPVDCCVPDENNVETQEELMAKQNFMHPED, encoded by the coding sequence ATGGCAATAATAATAACAGACGAATGTATAAATTGTGGTGCTTGTGAGCCAGAATGTCCCAATACGGCAATTTATGAAGGTGCAGACGATTGGCGATATAAAGACGGAACAAGTTTAAATGGCACCGTAGTTTTAACTAATGGTACCGAGGTAGACGCCGACGAAGCCCAAGAGCCTATAAGTGATGAAATTTATTATATTGTACCAGATAAGTGTACGGAATGTGTTGGTTTTCATGAAGAGCCGCAGTGTGCTGCAGTTTGCCCAGTAGACTGTTGCGTGCCCGATGAGAATAACGTTGAAACTCAAGAAGAGTTGATGGCCAAACAAAACTTCATGCATCCGGAAGATTAA
- a CDS encoding AMP-binding protein yields MSVLELYHNVAKAITDKDFDNLKHLKTIKPQFFNWVTDVFEPLNVKQHPNDKALIWKYNNQEDNFTFAEISALGNQFLNLMRKYGIQQGDKLFIQIPLLAPNWYSYLGCIKGGIVMIPAATSLELRDLEFRFKSVFPEVILADPTNAKKIDQAEKSIGKPIKLKIITEGARAGWVTLRDMFLEATEAEGAKTQADDDLFYFFTSGTTGMPKVVVHTHFGYPTGHLSTSSWIGLQRGDIHYNISQPGWAKFSWSSFFGPWNVGATILGYHIDRFVPKEQLQTIQDLKVTTFCAPPTSLRMLIQEDLDSYNFCLRECVAAGEPLNPEIIAVWKQATGILIRDGYGQTEATALVGNLPGKKVKLGSMGKPTFIYDVIIADDEGREAKTLEEGNICVRHHSDIITGIFKTYLIDTKRNDVVFKHGLYFTGDKAYKDEDGYFWFVGRDDDVIKASDFRVGPFEVESVLLEHPKVLEAAVVASPHALRTNAVKAFIILANGVKPTEDLAKDLFKYAETQLARYKIPRIIEFTTSLPKTISGKIRRVELRAQETLSKQKKETRINEYYHEKY; encoded by the coding sequence ATGAGCGTTTTAGAATTATACCACAATGTGGCAAAAGCCATAACCGATAAAGATTTTGATAATTTAAAACATTTAAAAACTATAAAACCCCAGTTTTTTAATTGGGTTACAGATGTTTTCGAACCTCTTAACGTTAAACAACACCCCAACGATAAAGCCTTAATTTGGAAATATAACAACCAAGAAGATAATTTTACTTTTGCTGAAATATCTGCACTTGGTAATCAGTTTTTAAATTTAATGCGAAAGTATGGCATTCAACAAGGCGATAAACTGTTTATACAAATACCACTTTTGGCTCCTAATTGGTACAGCTATTTAGGCTGCATAAAAGGTGGTATTGTAATGATTCCTGCAGCGACAAGTTTAGAACTTCGCGATTTGGAGTTTCGTTTTAAATCGGTTTTCCCAGAAGTCATCTTGGCAGATCCAACAAATGCAAAGAAAATTGATCAGGCCGAAAAAAGTATTGGTAAGCCTATAAAACTAAAAATTATAACAGAAGGTGCTCGAGCTGGTTGGGTTACTTTAAGGGATATGTTTTTAGAAGCAACAGAGGCTGAAGGTGCAAAAACCCAGGCAGACGACGATTTGTTTTACTTTTTTACCTCTGGAACTACTGGCATGCCAAAAGTAGTTGTACATACCCATTTTGGGTATCCCACAGGGCATTTATCGACCAGTTCGTGGATTGGTTTACAGCGTGGCGATATACACTATAACATTTCTCAACCCGGTTGGGCTAAATTTTCTTGGAGCAGTTTTTTTGGCCCTTGGAATGTAGGTGCCACCATTCTGGGCTATCATATAGATCGCTTTGTTCCTAAAGAGCAACTACAAACCATACAAGATCTTAAAGTGACTACCTTTTGCGCGCCACCTACCTCGTTGCGCATGTTAATTCAGGAAGATTTAGACTCTTATAATTTTTGTTTGCGAGAATGTGTCGCTGCCGGAGAACCTTTAAACCCAGAAATTATAGCCGTTTGGAAACAAGCCACTGGTATTCTTATTCGCGATGGCTATGGGCAAACCGAAGCAACCGCATTAGTTGGTAACTTGCCTGGTAAAAAGGTAAAATTGGGCTCCATGGGAAAACCAACATTTATTTATGATGTTATTATTGCAGATGATGAAGGTCGAGAAGCTAAAACCTTAGAAGAAGGCAATATTTGTGTTCGACATCATAGTGATATAATTACGGGTATTTTTAAAACGTATTTAATCGATACCAAACGAAATGATGTCGTATTTAAACACGGTTTATATTTTACAGGAGATAAAGCCTACAAAGACGAAGATGGCTACTTCTGGTTTGTAGGTCGCGATGACGATGTTATAAAAGCATCAGATTTTAGAGTTGGTCCATTTGAAGTAGAGAGTGTACTACTAGAGCATCCCAAAGTTTTAGAAGCTGCTGTAGTGGCAAGTCCGCACGCCTTGCGAACTAATGCGGTAAAAGCTTTTATAATTTTAGCCAATGGTGTAAAACCAACAGAGGACTTAGCTAAAGACTTATTCAAATATGCTGAAACTCAACTGGCACGTTATAAAATTCCGAGAATTATTGAATTTACAACCTCCTTACCCAAAACCATTTCAGGAAAAATAAGACGTGTAGAACTCCGTGCTCAAGAAACACTAAGCAAACAAAAAAAAGAAACACGTATTAATGAGTATTATCATGAAAAGTATTAG
- the ychF gene encoding redox-regulated ATPase YchF, which translates to MKAGIVGLPNVGKSTLFNCLSNAKAQSANFPFCTIEPNIGVVNVPDPRLEKLEELVKPERVQPATVEIVDIAGLVKGASKGEGLGNQFLANIRETDAILHVLRCFDNDNIVHVDGNVDPIRDKETIDMELQLKDLDTVDKKLDKVKRAAKTGNKEAQKEEAVLLKLKAGLEAGTSVRALEFSEDDYNDFVAPTQLITDKPVMYICNVDEGAAVSGNAYVEQVKEAVKNENAEVLVLAVGTEADINELDDYEERQMFLQDIGLEEAGSAKLIRSAYKLLNQQTYFTAGVKEVRAWTIDIGATAPQAAGVIHTDFEKGFIRAEVIAYDDFVSYGSEAKVKEAGKMRVEGKNYIVKDGDVMHFLFNV; encoded by the coding sequence ATGAAAGCAGGAATTGTAGGATTGCCAAACGTAGGAAAATCGACGTTATTTAATTGTTTATCAAATGCAAAAGCGCAGAGTGCAAACTTTCCGTTTTGTACTATCGAGCCTAATATTGGTGTGGTAAATGTTCCAGACCCTCGTTTAGAAAAGTTAGAGGAATTGGTAAAACCAGAACGCGTGCAACCTGCCACTGTAGAGATTGTAGATATTGCTGGATTGGTAAAAGGCGCAAGTAAAGGCGAAGGTTTAGGAAATCAGTTTTTGGCAAATATTAGAGAAACCGATGCTATTCTGCATGTATTGCGTTGTTTTGATAACGATAATATTGTGCATGTTGATGGTAATGTAGATCCTATTCGAGATAAGGAAACTATCGACATGGAATTGCAACTTAAAGATTTAGATACGGTCGATAAGAAATTAGATAAGGTAAAGCGTGCTGCAAAAACAGGAAATAAAGAAGCTCAAAAAGAAGAGGCTGTTTTATTAAAACTTAAAGCAGGATTAGAGGCGGGCACATCGGTTAGAGCGTTGGAGTTTTCTGAAGATGATTATAATGATTTTGTGGCGCCAACACAACTCATTACAGATAAACCCGTTATGTACATTTGTAATGTAGATGAGGGTGCTGCGGTTTCTGGTAATGCTTATGTCGAGCAAGTAAAAGAAGCGGTAAAAAATGAAAATGCTGAGGTTTTAGTATTGGCGGTAGGAACAGAAGCCGATATTAATGAATTAGATGATTACGAAGAACGCCAAATGTTTCTTCAAGATATTGGTCTTGAAGAAGCGGGTTCTGCAAAATTAATACGTTCTGCTTATAAGTTATTAAACCAACAAACATATTTTACGGCAGGGGTTAAGGAAGTACGGGCGTGGACTATCGATATTGGCGCCACTGCACCACAAGCTGCAGGTGTTATTCATACCGATTTTGAAAAAGGCTTTATTAGAGCCGAGGTTATTGCTTATGATGATTTTGTGAGTTACGGTAGTGAAGCTAAAGTAAAAGAAGCTGGTAAAATGCGTGTTGAGGGTAAAAACTACATTGTTAAAGATGGCGATGTGATGCACTTCTTGTTCAATGTTTAA
- a CDS encoding DNA topoisomerase IV subunit B — protein MAVQSNYTEDNIRSLDWKEHIRMRPGMYIGKLGDGSSPDDGIYILLKEVLDNSIDEYVMGAGKTIEISIQGTKVTVRDYGRGIPLGKVVDVVSKMNTGGKYDSKAFKKSVGLNGVGTKAVNALSSFFRVESTRDSKSASAEFEQGNLINKDLLEETSRRKGTKVSFIPDESIFKHYKFRNEYIVKMLKNYVYLNPGLTIVFNGEKYFSENGLKDLLSENINESDRLYPIIHLRGDDIEIALTHSKTQYSEEYHSFVNGQNTTQGGTHLAAFREALVRTIREFYGKNYDASDIRKSVVTAIAIKVMEPVFESQTKTKLGSTDMGGDLPTVRTYINDFLKTQLDNFLHKNPETADKIQRKILQAERERKELSGIRKLAKDRAKKASLHNKKLRDCRVHFGDTKNSRYLESTLFITEGDSASGSITKSRDVNTQAVFSLKGKPLNSYGLSKKIVYENEEFNLLQAALNIEESMEDLRYNNVVIATDADVDGMHIRLLLITFFLQFFPEVIKEGHLYILQTPLFRVRNKKETIYCYSEEERRDAIEKLKPKPEITRFKGLGEISPDEFKHFIGENIRLDPIMLDDNMSIEELLAFYMGKNTPDRQEFIIDNLRVELDLIEES, from the coding sequence ATGGCTGTACAATCCAATTATACCGAAGATAATATACGATCACTTGACTGGAAAGAGCATATTCGTATGCGTCCAGGAATGTATATTGGTAAATTGGGCGATGGCTCGTCGCCAGACGATGGTATTTATATACTTTTAAAAGAAGTACTCGACAATTCTATTGATGAGTATGTAATGGGTGCGGGAAAAACCATTGAGATTTCCATTCAGGGAACAAAAGTAACCGTACGCGATTACGGACGTGGCATTCCCCTAGGTAAAGTGGTCGATGTAGTATCTAAAATGAACACCGGCGGAAAATACGACTCTAAAGCCTTTAAAAAATCGGTTGGATTAAATGGCGTGGGTACAAAAGCTGTAAACGCACTATCTTCATTCTTTAGAGTAGAATCTACGCGTGATAGTAAAAGCGCTTCCGCGGAATTTGAACAAGGTAATTTAATAAACAAAGATTTATTAGAAGAAACCTCACGCAGAAAGGGTACTAAAGTGTCTTTTATTCCAGACGAATCTATTTTTAAGCATTATAAATTTAGAAACGAATATATCGTTAAAATGCTTAAAAACTACGTGTATTTAAACCCAGGTTTAACCATAGTTTTTAATGGCGAAAAATATTTTAGCGAAAATGGTTTAAAAGATTTATTAAGTGAAAATATTAATGAATCCGATAGGTTATACCCAATTATTCACCTACGTGGTGATGATATCGAGATTGCTTTAACCCACAGTAAAACGCAGTATAGTGAAGAGTATCACTCCTTTGTAAACGGTCAAAACACCACGCAAGGTGGTACACATTTAGCTGCTTTTAGAGAAGCGTTAGTGCGTACCATTCGAGAGTTTTATGGTAAAAATTACGATGCTTCAGATATTAGAAAGTCTGTGGTTACGGCCATTGCCATAAAAGTTATGGAACCTGTTTTCGAGAGTCAAACCAAAACAAAGTTGGGGTCTACAGATATGGGTGGTGATTTACCAACCGTAAGAACCTACATAAACGACTTTTTAAAAACACAATTAGACAATTTTTTACATAAAAATCCTGAGACTGCCGATAAAATTCAGCGTAAAATTTTACAAGCAGAACGCGAGCGTAAAGAGCTTTCAGGCATACGTAAACTTGCCAAGGACCGTGCTAAAAAGGCCAGTTTGCACAACAAAAAACTGCGTGATTGCCGAGTTCATTTTGGCGATACTAAAAATAGCCGCTATTTAGAATCTACGCTTTTTATTACCGAGGGGGACTCTGCATCGGGTAGTATTACTAAATCTCGTGATGTCAATACGCAGGCCGTATTTAGTCTTAAAGGGAAACCTTTAAATAGTTACGGTTTAAGTAAAAAAATAGTTTACGAAAATGAGGAGTTCAATCTCTTGCAAGCCGCATTAAATATAGAAGAATCTATGGAAGATTTGCGTTATAATAATGTAGTTATCGCCACCGATGCCGATGTAGACGGGATGCACATTCGGTTGTTGTTAATAACATTCTTCTTGCAATTTTTTCCAGAAGTTATAAAAGAAGGCCACCTTTATATTTTACAAACGCCTTTATTTAGAGTGCGTAATAAAAAGGAAACCATTTATTGCTATTCTGAGGAAGAACGCCGTGATGCTATCGAAAAATTAAAGCCAAAACCAGAAATTACGCGATTTAAAGGTTTGGGTGAAATCTCACCAGATGAGTTTAAGCATTTTATTGGAGAAAATATTCGTTTAGACCCCATTATGCTTGACGATAACATGTCTATTGAAGAGTTGCTAGCGTTCTATATGGGAAAAAACACACCCGATAGACAAGAGTTTATTATCGATAATTTACGGGTGGAATTGGATTTGATTGAGGAAAGTTAA